The genome window ACAAATACTGGTGTACAAAGAGTGGTAAGAGAATTATTTTCATTTTTAAATAAAAAATATGAGGTCGAGCCATTGATTTGGCATCCTAAATTGAATTCCTATTGTTGTCTTACTAGTGCACAAAAGTCATTTTTGGAAAACCCATTCGATAAAAATGAAAAGTCTTTAATTCATTCAATACTGTGTAGTAAACATGTACAGTTTCTATTAAATTCTTGTTGCAAAGTTGATATAAAAAATGTTTGCAATAGAAGTGATGTCTTATTGATAGCAGAAATTTTTCAAGATAATCGTATTGAATTTAATGAGCAAACATTTCCTGAAGTTGAAGCAAGGAAGATTGCTTTATTCTATGATGCTATTAATTGGACTCATCCCGAATTGTCAGCCGACGGAAGATCACATTGTTTTGAGGATTATATGTATTCCCTTAGTTATTTTGACCAAATTATCTCTATATCTGAAGCATCAAAAAATGACCTATTAAGTTTTTGGAGAGAGCTCAGTATCGAGCCTTCTAATGTGGATGCGGTTTTACTTGGGTGCGATGTTTCAGCTTATAAGGGGTCACAACAAAACACTAAGGGTTCTAAACTTTCGGTATTGTATGTTAGCACGCTTGAACCTCGTAAAAACCACCTATCTTTACTCAATGCTTGTGAGGCTCTTTGGCGTGAGGGTGCTGAATTTCAATTAACACTAATTGGCCGTAGGATAGAAGGAAGTGGAAGAGAAACTTATAAGCTAATCGAGTCATTGATCAAAAAAGGGCGTGATATCTACTGGCGTGAAACAGTTACAGAGGATGACTTAATTAGAGCATATGGAACCACAACATTTACTGTTTACGCTTCTAAAGTGGAGGGTTTCGGGCTGCCAATTTTGGAGAGTCTTAGTGCTGGAGTTCCTTGCATCTGTAATGACCATGGTGCTATCTCTGAAGTAGCGATGATGGATGGAGCAAAGGGTTGTCTCATGATAGACACAAGTGATGTTTCAATTCTCAAAGATGGGATAGGTAAATTACTTAGAGATGACCAAGAGAGGTTGCGTCTTACTCATGAGGCCAGAAATCGCCATTTTCGATCTTGGGAGGAATATGGTGAGGCTTTTATATCGGCTACGCAAATAACTTGATGAAAGTGCTTATTCATAAAGCTGATCACTTAGGCGATTTTGTCCTTGCATTACCTGCACTATGGGAGCTGCGTCAAAGTTTAAGTCATACAAGTGATATTCACCAATTAGTTAGAAAGCCAAACTTAGAATGGCAACAAATCTTACCTTGGCTAGGAACCTTGCATCCTCTTAATCATCCAAGATATGAGCGCTATACACATGTCCCTAAACTAAAACTTTCATTTCTCGCTTTATGGCAAGCAATAGCAT of Verrucomicrobiota bacterium contains these proteins:
- a CDS encoding glycosyltransferase, with the protein product MIAEIFQDNRIEFNEQTFPEVEARKIALFYDAINWTHPELSADGRSHCFEDYMYSLSYFDQIISISEASKNDLLSFWRELSIEPSNVDAVLLGCDVSAYKGSQQNTKGSKLSVLYVSTLEPRKNHLSLLNACEALWREGAEFQLTLIGRRIEGSGRETYKLIESLIKKGRDIYWRETVTEDDLIRAYGTTTFTVYASKVEGFGLPILESLSAGVPCICNDHGAISEVAMMDGAKGCLMIDTSDVSILKDGIGKLLRDDQERLRLTHEARNRHFRSWEEYGEAFISATQIT